The Eretmochelys imbricata isolate rEreImb1 chromosome 19, rEreImb1.hap1, whole genome shotgun sequence genome contains a region encoding:
- the STMN1 gene encoding stathmin isoform X1, producing the protein MCLVILLDIQVKELEKRASGQAFELILSPPSKEAVPEFPLSPPKKKDLSLEEIQKKLEAAEERRKSHEAEVLKQLAEKREHEKEVLQKAIEENNNFSKMAEEKLTHKMEANKENREAQMAAKLERLREKDKHIEEVRKNKEGKEPGENETD; encoded by the exons ATGTGTCTTGTCATTCTCTTAGATATTCAGGTGAAGGAGCTGGAAAAGCGTGCATCTGGGCAGGCATTTGAGCTGATACTTAGTCCTCCTTCAAAAGAAGCAGTCCCAgaatttcccctctcccctccaaagAAGAAGGATCTTTCACTGGAAGAAATTCAGAAAAAGTTGGAAGCTGCAGAAGAGAGACGTAAG TCTCATGAAGCAGAAGTCTTGAAGCAATTAGCTGAGAAACGAGAGCATGAAAAAGAAGTGCTTCAGAAAGCAATTGAAGAAAATAATAACTTCAGCAAAATGGCAGAAGAGAAGCTGACCCACAAAATGGAAgctaacaaagaaaacagagaggcacaaatGGCTGCTAAACTGGAGCGCTTGAGGGAGAAA GACAAGCATATTGAAGAAGTACGAAAGAACAAAGAAGGCAAAGAACCTGGTGAGAACGAAACTGACTGA
- the STMN1 gene encoding stathmin isoform X2, whose protein sequence is MASSDIQVKELEKRASGQAFELILSPPSKEAVPEFPLSPPKKKDLSLEEIQKKLEAAEERRKSHEAEVLKQLAEKREHEKEVLQKAIEENNNFSKMAEEKLTHKMEANKENREAQMAAKLERLREKDKHIEEVRKNKEGKEPGENETD, encoded by the exons ATGGCTTCTTCTG ATATTCAGGTGAAGGAGCTGGAAAAGCGTGCATCTGGGCAGGCATTTGAGCTGATACTTAGTCCTCCTTCAAAAGAAGCAGTCCCAgaatttcccctctcccctccaaagAAGAAGGATCTTTCACTGGAAGAAATTCAGAAAAAGTTGGAAGCTGCAGAAGAGAGACGTAAG TCTCATGAAGCAGAAGTCTTGAAGCAATTAGCTGAGAAACGAGAGCATGAAAAAGAAGTGCTTCAGAAAGCAATTGAAGAAAATAATAACTTCAGCAAAATGGCAGAAGAGAAGCTGACCCACAAAATGGAAgctaacaaagaaaacagagaggcacaaatGGCTGCTAAACTGGAGCGCTTGAGGGAGAAA GACAAGCATATTGAAGAAGTACGAAAGAACAAAGAAGGCAAAGAACCTGGTGAGAACGAAACTGACTGA